The proteins below are encoded in one region of Campylobacter showae:
- a CDS encoding LeoA/HP0731 family dynamin-like GTPase, which yields MNNTLAEFKTQQDKAMQILTRLQEFVIEGEKYGISIDESIKTKLANALKNVQDGKLKIALAGGFSEGKTSIAAAWLEKLDKTSMKISHEESSDEVKIYNVDDEIELVDTPGLFGFKEKFNDEAHTIQKYKDITKKYVSEAHLVLYVLNPVNPIKQSHESDLNWLFRELNLLPRTIFVLSKFDEVADIEDEVAYKSEFNIKKQNAIERLCELIKLTQNEINELSIVAVSANPFDNGIEYWIENLAEFKKLSHISNLQEATSAKIKTNGGIANIVNESKKSIIADVINKQLPAAREIQQEIAKNINSLNDTRERISKELMPLSNKISKIRVELREFITGYFSDVILQAQGTSIDSFNDFFQREIGSEGINMNTRIQNEFDKLTNSVNHAISRLEVNFQAEVDNFNSTLLSYGSQGVKYLKSSGIINATNVKIARDGIVSTAKLVGVDLSKILKFKPWGATKFAAGANVLLSVVGLGMEIWDSIQKQERESKFKATIGDMVDSFEKQRKEILDLINGDNFVDTFFPDYIKLASNLEEIEKDIETMKETQANFKKWLDVGETIDAEFEVIR from the coding sequence CGAGAAATACGGCATAAGCATAGACGAAAGCATAAAAACAAAACTCGCAAATGCACTGAAAAACGTGCAGGATGGTAAGCTAAAAATAGCACTCGCAGGCGGCTTTAGCGAGGGTAAAACATCAATAGCTGCTGCTTGGCTTGAAAAATTAGATAAGACATCTATGAAAATAAGCCACGAGGAGTCATCTGATGAAGTCAAAATATATAACGTAGATGATGAAATCGAGCTTGTAGATACTCCAGGATTATTTGGGTTTAAAGAAAAATTTAATGACGAAGCACATACGATACAAAAATATAAAGATATAACCAAAAAATACGTAAGCGAAGCACATCTAGTGCTATACGTACTAAATCCGGTAAATCCCATAAAACAAAGCCACGAAAGCGACCTAAACTGGCTTTTTAGAGAGTTAAATTTGCTACCTAGGACGATATTCGTTTTAAGTAAATTTGACGAAGTGGCCGACATAGAGGATGAAGTTGCCTACAAAAGCGAATTTAATATCAAAAAACAAAATGCAATCGAGCGATTATGTGAGCTAATAAAACTAACGCAAAACGAAATAAATGAGCTATCTATCGTAGCTGTATCGGCAAATCCATTTGATAATGGCATAGAGTACTGGATAGAAAATTTAGCTGAATTTAAAAAATTGTCGCATATATCAAATTTACAAGAAGCTACAAGCGCAAAGATAAAAACCAACGGCGGCATAGCAAATATAGTAAATGAAAGCAAAAAAAGCATTATAGCAGATGTTATAAATAAACAACTTCCAGCAGCAAGGGAAATACAGCAGGAAATAGCCAAAAATATAAACTCTCTAAACGATACAAGGGAACGAATAAGTAAAGAGCTGATGCCACTCTCAAATAAAATTTCAAAAATAAGGGTTGAACTAAGGGAATTTATAACTGGATATTTTAGTGACGTTATTTTACAGGCCCAGGGAACTAGCATTGATAGTTTTAATGATTTTTTTCAGCGCGAGATAGGTAGTGAAGGTATAAATATGAATACTCGCATACAAAATGAATTTGATAAGCTTACAAACTCGGTTAATCACGCCATAAGTAGGCTTGAAGTGAATTTTCAGGCTGAAGTGGACAATTTTAACTCTACCTTGCTTAGTTACGGTAGTCAGGGTGTAAAGTATTTAAAAAGCTCAGGCATTATAAACGCAACCAACGTAAAGATAGCGCGAGATGGTATAGTGAGTACTGCAAAGCTTGTTGGCGTTGATTTGTCTAAAATTTTAAAATTTAAACCATGGGGAGCAACTAAATTCGCGGCTGGGGCAAATGTATTGCTTTCCGTTGTTGGTCTTGGAATGGAAATTTGGGACAGTATTCAAAAACAAGAGCGAGAAAGTAAATTTAAGGCTACCATTGGCGATATGGTAGATAGCTTCGAAAAACAAAGAAAAGAAATATTGGATCTAATTAACGGTGACAATTTTGTTGATACTTTTTTCCCCGACTATATAAAGCTTGCTTCAAATTTAGAAGAGATAGAAAAAGATATAGAGACTATGAAGGAGACACAGGCTAATTTTAAAAAATGGCTTGATGTGGGCGAGACTATCGATGCAGAGTTTGAAGTTATAAGATAG
- a CDS encoding IS1595 family transposase, giving the protein MTQNFLLSSKARTLSPLKIARLSDSESRSLLCQIRWKSEENVVCPKCGVQHIAYRIPARHQRRCKHCHHTFSVTSGTIFANRKLPIQTYLYAIALFVNAAKGLSACQLSRDLNVQYKTAFTLAHKIRESLQIQKQLFPLSGEIHIDGTYVHSAPRPKNKKSERVDRRPKENANPHKRSILVMRNRYSEEETAENPYLVGAKKTLTFPILSENSQVVNKLATTHIKTGSRIHADENSAYDELMIYYINKLWFSQQC; this is encoded by the coding sequence ATGACCCAGAATTTTCTTCTCAGCAGCAAAGCCCGCACGCTTTCGCCACTCAAGATAGCTCGTCTATCTGATAGCGAATCGCGTTCATTGCTATGCCAAATTCGGTGGAAAAGTGAAGAAAATGTCGTTTGTCCGAAGTGCGGCGTGCAGCATATTGCTTACCGTATTCCTGCTCGCCATCAACGGCGGTGTAAACATTGTCATCATACCTTTAGTGTCACATCAGGCACAATTTTTGCTAATCGTAAGCTACCGATTCAGACTTACCTTTATGCCATTGCCTTATTCGTTAATGCTGCTAAAGGCTTGTCTGCTTGCCAGCTATCTCGTGATTTGAACGTACAGTACAAAACAGCTTTTACGCTTGCTCACAAAATCCGTGAAAGTTTACAAATTCAGAAACAGTTATTTCCGCTTTCGGGTGAAATTCATATCGACGGCACTTATGTTCATTCTGCCCCACGCCCTAAAAATAAGAAAAGCGAACGCGTGGACAGACGGCCGAAAGAAAATGCTAATCCTCACAAGCGGTCAATTTTGGTGATGCGTAATCGTTATAGCGAAGAAGAAACCGCAGAAAACCCGTATTTAGTGGGTGCTAAGAAAACCTTAACCTTTCCGATTTTATCGGAAAATAGTCAAGTCGTGAATAAACTGGCAACAACCCATATTAAGACAGGCAGTCGTATTCATGCGGACGAAAATTCAGCTTATGACGAATTGATGATTTACTACATCAACAAATTGTGGTTTTCCCAACAATGCTAA
- a CDS encoding helix-turn-helix domain-containing protein: MCISERLKLVLDAKNMTVTEFSNVTGISYRSAMNYLNEGRDPSVDALIKIYNGLGVSITWLLTGSGAMFQIENKESDISEQEKKLISHYRTMPMSLKEAFDVSFKEISDKINYLI; the protein is encoded by the coding sequence ATGTGCATATCAGAGCGCTTAAAGCTGGTCTTGGATGCTAAAAATATGACCGTCACTGAATTTTCTAATGTAACGGGAATCTCATATCGTTCGGCAATGAATTACTTGAATGAGGGGCGCGATCCAAGTGTGGATGCTCTAATCAAGATCTATAATGGATTAGGAGTTAGCATTACTTGGTTACTTACTGGGAGTGGAGCAATGTTCCAAATTGAGAATAAAGAGAGTGATATTTCAGAGCAGGAAAAGAAACTAATTTCTCATTACCGAACTATGCCAATGAGTTTAAAAGAAGCTTTTGATGTTTCTTTTAAAGAAATTTCAGATAAAATAAATTATTTAATATAG
- a CDS encoding DNA methyltransferase: protein MYYANPSTVGRGKKFEITNKQKNGDHFFKNGINLHFGDSLDFYQDWSTPTVIISDGAYGILGFNGDTSNHLSIAEWYEPHILEWTKKATRRTTLWFWNTEIGWACVHPILEKLGWKYVNANIWNKGKAHIAGNVNTSKIKRFPVVTEVCVQYVFEPLIDGKNLQEWLHQEWKRTGLSLKSANIACGVANVASRKYLDKGHLWYCPPDEMFEKLSNYANLHGNIEGKPYFSFNGVSPLSRQEWEMMKPIFNCPIGFTNVWNRNPLKGKERIKVPNSQTASAHLNQKPLDLMMLIIEASSYENDVIWEPFGGLFSGSLAAMNLKRRSFAAEIDKDYFLIGVERFNT from the coding sequence ATGTATTATGCTAATCCTAGTACCGTTGGTAGAGGTAAGAAGTTTGAGATTACTAATAAGCAAAAAAATGGTGATCATTTTTTTAAAAATGGTATAAATTTGCATTTTGGAGATAGCTTAGATTTTTATCAAGATTGGTCCACTCCAACCGTTATAATTTCTGATGGAGCTTACGGTATTTTAGGGTTTAATGGTGATACAAGTAACCATCTATCTATTGCTGAATGGTATGAACCACATATATTAGAATGGACAAAAAAAGCCACTAGAAGAACAACTCTATGGTTTTGGAATACTGAAATTGGATGGGCTTGTGTGCATCCTATTTTAGAAAAGTTAGGCTGGAAATATGTTAATGCTAATATTTGGAATAAAGGCAAAGCTCATATTGCAGGCAATGTAAATACTTCAAAAATAAAAAGATTTCCAGTTGTTACTGAAGTTTGTGTTCAATATGTATTTGAGCCTCTAATAGATGGAAAGAATTTACAGGAATGGTTACATCAAGAGTGGAAAAGAACAGGATTATCTCTTAAATCCGCTAATATCGCTTGTGGTGTTGCTAATGTTGCCTCAAGAAAATACTTGGATAAAGGACATTTATGGTATTGTCCTCCTGATGAAATGTTTGAGAAATTATCTAATTATGCTAATTTACATGGCAATATTGAAGGGAAACCATATTTTTCTTTTAATGGAGTATCACCATTAAGTAGGCAAGAATGGGAAATGATGAAGCCTATTTTTAATTGTCCAATTGGATTCACCAATGTATGGAATAGAAATCCATTAAAAGGTAAAGAACGAATAAAGGTTCCAAATTCTCAAACTGCATCCGCTCATTTGAATCAAAAACCTTTAGATTTAATGATGTTAATTATTGAGGCTTCTAGTTATGAAAACGATGTCATCTGGGAACCTTTTGGGGGGCTGTTTTCAGGTTCATTAGCCGCAATGAACCTGAAAAGAAGAAGTTTCGCAGCCGAAATAGATAAGGATTACTTTTTGATCGGAGTAGAACGATTTAATACCTAA
- a CDS encoding helix-turn-helix domain-containing protein, with the protein MSKALYTSKNSALVSLLKKAREDKGMTQIELSSRIARSQSYVTKYENNERSLKVTEFIEICEALDIDPVELIKIIKNV; encoded by the coding sequence ATGAGTAAAGCATTATACACATCCAAGAATTCAGCCTTAGTATCTCTACTTAAAAAAGCTAGAGAGGATAAAGGTATGACTCAAATTGAACTTTCTTCTAGGATAGCTAGAAGCCAGTCTTATGTGACAAAATATGAAAATAATGAAAGGTCATTGAAAGTCACTGAGTTTATTGAAATATGTGAAGCTTTAGATATTGACCCTGTAGAATTAATTAAAATAATTAAAAATGTCTGA
- a CDS encoding transposase — protein MSEDEAFKLMKGARWGNPDNLHDVCCPHCNTRHNAYFLAYRKRWMCKHCKRNF, from the coding sequence TTGTCCGAAGATGAAGCCTTTAAGCTAATGAAAGGTGCTCGCTGGGGCAATCCTGACAATCTCCACGATGTCTGCTGTCCGCATTGCAACACGCGGCACAATGCCTATTTTCTAGCTTATCGCAAGCGTTGGATGTGCAAGCATTGCAAGCGCAATTTCTGA
- a CDS encoding transposase gives MNIQYKSAFVLCHKLREALFKTRDLSPLQGEIHEDGAWINFTLRKPNYRKNNHKQRQQADEKERKFPKFRPTKRCIISLNQRSANDEQMWGSNRTIVAMDYTESANTIFALNQRFVTAGSDIMCDENPAHNNLDFHYTRWSVNHQEAFSAKGINNNLAESFNARFRDLHRGVHHKTDNKYALHYANQAAFFSDNRRKSNRELFEDVLKRCLWVLPLKEWVGYWQGNHRQGELIGMKAFAPEEISQNYFKRLEEQMKYDEMLLAA, from the coding sequence TTGAATATTCAATACAAAAGTGCTTTTGTGTTGTGCCACAAGCTACGCGAAGCCCTATTCAAAACCCGTGATTTAAGCCCATTACAAGGTGAAATTCACGAAGATGGAGCTTGGATTAACTTCACGCTACGCAAGCCAAACTACCGTAAAAACAACCATAAACAACGCCAACAAGCAGATGAAAAAGAACGGAAATTTCCCAAATTTAGACCGACTAAACGCTGCATTATCAGCCTTAACCAACGTTCCGCCAATGATGAACAAATGTGGGGCTCAAACCGCACCATCGTGGCAATGGATTATACCGAAAGTGCCAACACCATATTCGCCTTAAACCAACGTTTCGTCACCGCTGGCAGCGATATTATGTGTGATGAAAACCCTGCCCATAACAACCTTGATTTTCATTACACACGTTGGTCGGTAAACCATCAAGAAGCCTTTAGTGCCAAAGGCATAAACAACAATCTCGCAGAATCCTTTAACGCACGTTTCCGCGATTTACATCGTGGCGTACATCATAAAACCGATAATAAATACGCCTTACATTACGCCAATCAAGCGGCATTCTTTTCAGATAACCGCCGTAAATCCAACAGGGAACTCTTTGAAGATGTACTCAAGCGTTGCCTGTGGGTATTGCCACTTAAAGAGTGGGTGGGCTACTGGCAAGGGAATCACCGTCAAGGTGAGTTAATCGGAATGAAAGCCTTTGCCCCCGAAGAGATTTCACAAAACTACTTCAAGCGATTAGAAGAACAAATGAAGTATGATGAAATGCTGTTAGCTGCGTAG
- a CDS encoding RAMP superfamily CRISPR-associated protein, with the protein MLKDYKIKLTIKTVSPIAIIENNDTEPGGNIVTRIKKTAAVNQDGSDVKIDYTPYLPANGIRGLLRRLATKKLVDAVKENDKIEELKDTDLHAMLSGSGASKSGLKFKEIEEIREKNPILSLFGTGILIAGKLKVADAIPEDKENAKNLVRRQTFVKVDDILMGTKFSQLYTKKQIEDWEKSVEENSEARKKDRDAKKLAKETTESFNEDTKTKKSSIQHFAQREYIVSGATFNGGFFLEKVSKLELGMFLHALEGFIENGRLGSSQNIGFGVIDIRIEDANKSTSLTMQRSSDNSYIFNAELSVKLKNEFEEAYMAYSEFLKKATKENIELISKF; encoded by the coding sequence ATGCTAAAAGACTACAAAATCAAATTGACCATCAAGACAGTTAGCCCAATCGCAATCATTGAAAACAATGATACCGAGCCAGGCGGAAACATTGTAACGCGCATTAAAAAAACGGCCGCAGTTAATCAAGACGGCAGTGACGTAAAAATAGACTATACCCCTTATTTGCCTGCAAACGGCATTAGGGGATTATTGCGCCGCTTGGCAACAAAAAAGCTAGTCGATGCCGTAAAAGAAAATGACAAGATCGAGGAGCTAAAAGACACTGATCTTCACGCAATGTTAAGCGGTAGCGGCGCAAGTAAGTCAGGGCTTAAATTTAAAGAAATTGAAGAAATCAGAGAAAAAAATCCGATTTTATCGCTATTTGGCACAGGCATACTAATAGCTGGAAAATTAAAAGTAGCAGACGCTATTCCTGAAGATAAAGAAAATGCTAAAAATTTAGTCAGAAGGCAAACTTTTGTCAAGGTAGACGATATTTTGATGGGAACTAAATTTAGTCAACTTTATACAAAAAAACAGATCGAAGATTGGGAAAAAAGCGTTGAGGAAAACTCTGAAGCACGCAAAAAAGACCGCGACGCTAAAAAACTTGCAAAAGAGACAACTGAATCTTTTAATGAAGATACGAAAACCAAAAAATCGTCAATTCAGCACTTCGCCCAAAGGGAATATATAGTATCTGGAGCAACTTTTAACGGTGGCTTTTTCTTAGAAAAAGTGTCAAAACTCGAGTTAGGGATGTTCTTGCACGCCCTTGAAGGTTTTATAGAAAACGGCCGACTCGGATCTAGTCAAAACATAGGATTTGGAGTTATCGATATACGTATAGAAGATGCAAACAAAAGTACGAGCTTAACAATGCAAAGATCAAGCGACAACAGCTATATCTTTAATGCTGAATTGAGCGTAAAACTTAAAAACGAATTTGAAGAGGCATACATGGCTTATTCTGAATTTCTAAAAAAAGCCACCAAAGAAAATATAGAGCTTATTTCTAAATTTTAA
- a CDS encoding helicase C-terminal domain-containing protein gives MELRPEQKDFVDYAADMIKENKYCVFEMPTAFGKSFSALMLAKKLIDEKTAQRVIIATSNNSLAKSIFLEAKAVKDMPDYVLGIGKSNYLDLDKLAIFMDSEIGSEILPLNKEIVEATVKKLTIDFPDILIEDFLNELDIVDINKREYIASNLALEKSNSESFKEYSIQVTNYSFLFYKFMFNEKYAESEDTAYIFDEIQELPNMAELTLNSSFSLYGYYLQLKTIAKIIRDNPSAPKTLVKLLDEEVELVKSINEIMLDEKMAGKTLISNESVIQRKAAGVLNKLFGQEKNKALRAKLNKFYKKDPFFQLGIFLNKFDDVKSTLCSKDLYASFSQERGFISFHTYDMDIKLKLADKFWSKIDRFVGITATALLTQDDFELEIYKRVGINFSEIKLGDRVIKERKSKVWPIISFKGILRPEQATYSITDKAFIEEDEKRFEYFADEILRCYDGKNTMVLVGGFDEVKLLAQKLESVKDKLVLAEQGKSVQNVIESFKKSGGILIATRNYATGINLKGDALERLFITKLPYPVHTTKKWAILKEKNDRFFWFEYTNEMVMTFRQAIGRLIRSPEDTGKIFLLDGKFNSLSEGLKKRLIFFLEKVAVKE, from the coding sequence ATGGAACTTAGGCCTGAACAAAAAGATTTCGTCGATTATGCGGCAGATATGATAAAAGAAAACAAATATTGTGTTTTCGAGATGCCTACGGCGTTTGGTAAAAGTTTTTCGGCTTTAATGCTTGCAAAGAAGCTGATTGATGAAAAGACGGCTCAAAGAGTAATAATAGCTACTAGCAATAATTCTTTAGCTAAAAGTATATTTCTTGAAGCTAAGGCGGTCAAAGATATGCCAGACTATGTGTTAGGAATCGGCAAAAGTAACTATTTAGATTTAGATAAGCTTGCTATTTTTATGGACTCGGAAATTGGCTCCGAAATTTTACCTTTAAACAAGGAGATAGTTGAAGCAACTGTTAAAAAACTAACAATAGATTTTCCTGATATCCTAATAGAAGATTTTTTAAACGAGTTAGACATAGTCGATATCAATAAACGAGAATATATCGCCAGCAACCTTGCGCTTGAAAAAAGCAATAGCGAAAGCTTTAAAGAATATTCTATTCAAGTTACCAATTATTCGTTTTTATTTTATAAATTTATGTTTAATGAAAAGTATGCAGAGTCTGAAGATACCGCTTATATTTTTGACGAAATCCAGGAACTGCCTAATATGGCTGAACTAACCCTAAACTCGTCATTTTCTTTATATGGTTATTATTTGCAGTTAAAAACGATCGCAAAAATAATTCGCGACAATCCTAGCGCACCTAAAACTTTAGTTAAGTTGTTGGACGAAGAGGTTGAACTCGTAAAAAGCATAAACGAGATCATGCTGGACGAAAAAATGGCTGGTAAAACACTAATTTCCAACGAGTCGGTTATACAAAGAAAAGCAGCAGGTGTTTTGAATAAGCTTTTTGGTCAGGAAAAAAACAAAGCACTAAGAGCCAAGCTAAATAAATTTTATAAAAAAGACCCTTTTTTTCAACTAGGCATTTTTCTAAATAAATTTGACGACGTCAAAAGCACCTTGTGCTCTAAGGATCTTTATGCAAGCTTCTCACAAGAAAGAGGATTTATATCGTTTCATACATATGATATGGATATAAAGCTTAAGCTGGCCGATAAATTTTGGAGCAAAATAGATCGATTTGTAGGCATAACGGCTACAGCTTTACTTACCCAAGACGACTTTGAACTTGAAATTTATAAACGCGTGGGTATAAACTTTAGCGAAATAAAACTCGGAGATAGAGTGATTAAAGAACGAAAATCTAAAGTATGGCCTATAATATCTTTTAAGGGAATTTTACGCCCAGAGCAAGCGACCTATTCGATTACCGACAAAGCCTTCATCGAAGAAGACGAAAAAAGGTTTGAGTATTTTGCTGATGAAATTTTGCGATGCTACGATGGCAAAAATACTATGGTATTAGTGGGCGGCTTTGACGAGGTGAAGCTCCTAGCCCAAAAACTTGAAAGCGTGAAAGACAAACTAGTCTTAGCCGAGCAAGGAAAAAGCGTCCAAAACGTTATCGAGAGTTTTAAGAAAAGCGGCGGCATTTTAATAGCCACCAGAAATTACGCTACTGGTATAAATTTAAAAGGGGATGCGCTTGAAAGGCTTTTTATAACAAAATTGCCTTATCCAGTTCATACAACAAAAAAATGGGCTATTTTAAAAGAAAAAAATGATAGATTTTTTTGGTTCGAATATACAAATGAGATGGTTATGACCTTTAGGCAAGCCATTGGGCGCCTTATTCGATCTCCCGAGGATACTGGCAAAATATTCTTGCTTGACGGCAAATTTAATTCCCTAAGCGAAGGATTAAAGAAGAGGTTGATTTTTTTCTTAGAAAAAGTGGCAGTAAAAGAGTAG
- a CDS encoding ATP-binding protein: MDFTRFFNEQQNYLRKVKLDFKRYLYDDIDFSEQAVMILGQCGVGKTTLILQYLKQNFQASQKALYISMDNPLFAATSLYEFALDFEKVGGELLLIDEIHKLKDWLSHIKTIIDQSNLKLVITGSSMLELDINGADLSRRAVKYHLNNMSFREFLNLNLKSEYKKYSLDEILENHYEIAVNLTGKFKPFIYFKDYLTHGAYPFANDKIGFHSKLTGVINQVLQSDIPYVCSLNYANIDKLKKLLFLLSQSVPFSPNISELARACEISRPTLIEYLRYMQSAGLIINLTSKSRGYNAILKPDKIYLSNTNLAYTLSISPNIGSLRESFFVNQISAYKAGKFQTDLLMLNKQGDFIVDDKFTFEAGGTKKSFEQIKDVQNSYVVADDIEVGSGNKIPLWLFGFLY, from the coding sequence ATGGACTTTACGAGATTCTTTAATGAGCAGCAAAACTATCTAAGAAAAGTGAAGCTTGATTTTAAAAGATATCTTTACGACGATATAGATTTTAGTGAACAAGCCGTAATGATATTAGGGCAGTGCGGCGTTGGTAAAACGACGTTAATATTACAATACCTAAAACAAAATTTCCAAGCTTCGCAAAAAGCCCTTTATATAAGCATGGACAATCCCTTATTCGCAGCGACGTCTCTTTATGAATTCGCGCTCGACTTCGAAAAAGTGGGCGGCGAATTACTTTTGATAGACGAGATACACAAGCTAAAAGATTGGTTGTCTCATATAAAAACCATCATAGACCAAAGCAATCTAAAACTCGTAATCACTGGTTCGTCTATGCTAGAGCTTGATATAAACGGGGCCGATCTAAGCAGGAGAGCGGTAAAGTATCATCTAAACAACATGTCTTTTAGAGAGTTTTTAAATCTAAATTTAAAAAGCGAATACAAAAAATATAGCCTAGATGAAATTTTGGAAAATCACTATGAAATAGCCGTAAATTTAACTGGCAAATTTAAGCCGTTCATATATTTTAAAGACTATCTAACTCACGGAGCATATCCGTTTGCAAACGATAAAATAGGCTTTCACTCTAAACTAACGGGCGTGATAAATCAAGTATTGCAAAGCGACATCCCGTATGTTTGCTCGCTAAACTACGCAAATATAGATAAGCTAAAAAAGCTACTGTTTTTACTAAGTCAAAGCGTTCCTTTTAGCCCAAATATAAGCGAGCTGGCAAGGGCGTGCGAAATATCTAGGCCTACTCTTATCGAATACCTAAGATATATGCAAAGCGCAGGTCTTATAATAAATTTAACTAGCAAAAGCAGGGGATATAACGCCATACTAAAGCCGGATAAAATTTACTTAAGCAATACGAACCTAGCTTATACCTTAAGTATCTCGCCTAATATCGGAAGCTTGAGAGAGAGCTTTTTTGTAAATCAAATAAGCGCCTATAAGGCCGGAAAATTTCAAACAGATTTGCTTATGTTGAACAAGCAAGGCGACTTCATCGTAGATGATAAATTTACCTTTGAGGCGGGCGGAACCAAAAAGAGCTTTGAGCAGATCAAGGACGTACAAAACTCGTACGTAGTAGCCGACGATATAGAAGTCGGAAGTGGCAATAAAATCCCGCTGTGGCTATTTGGGTTTTTATATTAG
- a CDS encoding type II toxin-antitoxin system HicB family antitoxin, with protein MTQNGKNKEYYLNLNYSMIINKEDDEFVAYYKEYPKVTGCGDNEIEAIEDLKEAFSCLLDVLIAEGEEIREPAPVEKKIRVNVILPEKLLKSISKLTTNRSDFLSKAAKYAIDNKIAL; from the coding sequence ATGACACAAAACGGCAAAAACAAAGAATACTACTTAAATTTGAACTATAGTATGATTATAAACAAAGAAGACGATGAATTCGTAGCTTACTATAAAGAATACCCTAAAGTTACGGGATGCGGAGATAATGAGATAGAAGCTATTGAGGATTTAAAAGAAGCTTTTTCCTGCTTGCTTGATGTATTAATAGCGGAAGGAGAAGAGATCAGAGAGCCGGCGCCGGTCGAAAAGAAAATAAGGGTTAACGTAATTCTCCCGGAAAAGCTATTAAAATCTATCAGCAAGTTGACGACCAACAGATCGGACTTTTTGAGCAAAGCTGCAAAATACGCGATAGATAACAAGATAGCTTTATAA
- a CDS encoding tetratricopeptide repeat protein, translated as MKRILVLLVVLFSIGFSKDLTELGNEAYDKGDYQKAAELYQKACDSGEAFGCTSLGFLYENGQGVRQNYQKAAELYQKACDGKVAFGCSDLGVLYADGQGVKQDYQKAAELLKKACDGKVALGCSNLGVLYENGQGVKQNFSTAKQYYGKACDLGLRLGCGDYRRLNEKGY; from the coding sequence ATGAAAAGAATTTTAGTTTTACTTGTAGTTTTATTTTCTATTGGATTTTCCAAAGATCTTACCGAATTGGGAAACGAAGCTTACGATAAAGGTGACTACCAAAAAGCTGCTGAGCTTTATCAAAAAGCGTGTGATAGTGGAGAGGCTTTTGGTTGCACTAGCTTAGGGTTTTTATACGAAAACGGTCAAGGTGTAAGGCAAAACTACCAAAAAGCTGCTGAGCTTTATCAAAAAGCTTGTGATGGGAAAGTAGCTTTTGGTTGCTCTGACTTAGGGGTTTTATATGCAGACGGTCAAGGGGTAAAACAAGATTACCAAAAAGCTGCTGAACTGCTTAAAAAAGCTTGTGATGGGAAAGTAGCTTTGGGTTGCTCTAACTTAGGGGTTTTATACGAAAACGGTCAAGGTGTAAAACAAAATTTTTCCACTGCAAAACAATATTATGGCAAGGCTTGTGATTTAGGACTTCGGTTGGGATGTGGTGATTACAGAAGGCTAAATGAAAAAGGCTATTAA